The following are from one region of the Littorina saxatilis isolate snail1 linkage group LG4, US_GU_Lsax_2.0, whole genome shotgun sequence genome:
- the LOC138965086 gene encoding gastrula zinc finger protein XlCGF57.1-like: MASHNSMEEGDTAVLSDVKIEIDVAEECWHMTEPHPYVPFIEVVATENTSTMPTVPTLEGQAVDSTHSDTWVKQEEPSSAKCDTWVKQEEPSSIECDTWVKQEEHLSTECDTWLKQEEPSSIECAGLTKTDDVKQHLLTHTGVKKYACTECDASFTQSGNLKQHMFTHTGVKKYACTECAARFARSDALKQHMLTHTGQKKYACTECDARFTQSGTLKKHLLTHTGEKKHACTECDARFTQCGTLKQHMLTHTGQKKYACTECAAKFARSGSLNRHMFTHTGVKRFACTECAARFARPCTLKQHMLTHTGQKKYTCTECDAKFAQSGHLKRHMLTYTGLKKHARTDCDTMFTQSGTFKRHMLTHTGQKKYTCTECDAKFTAL, translated from the exons ATGGCTTCTCACAACAGCATGGAGGAAGGAGACACAGCAGTTTTGTCCGATGTCAAGATAGAGATTGATGTGGCTGAAGAGTGTTGGCACATGACTGAACCACATCCTTATG tgcCATTCATCGAGGTTGTGGCCACAGAGAACACATCTACCATGCCAACAGTGCCGACATTGGAAGGACAAGCTGTAGACAGCACCCACAGCGATACCTGGGTGAAACAAGAGGAACCTTCAAGTGCAAAGTGTGATACCTGGGTGAAACAAGAGGAACCTTCAAGTATTGAGTGTGATACCTGGGTGAAACAAGAGGAACATTTAAGTACTGagtgtgatacctggctgaaacaagaggaacCTTCAAGTATTGAGTGTGCTGGGTTAACAAAGACTGATGATGTGAAGCAACAcctgttaacacatacaggagtgaaaaagtatgcatgtacagaaTGTGATGCTAGTTTCACACAGTCTGgtaatttgaagcaacacatgttcaCACATACAGGAGTAAAAAAGTATGCATGCACAGAGTGTGCTGCCAGGTTTGCACGGTCTGATGCTCtcaagcaacacatgttaacacatacaggacagaaaaagtatgcatgtacagaatgtgatgctaggttcacacagTCTGGTACTTTGAAGAAACActtgttaacacatacaggagagaaaaagcatgcatgtacagagtgtgatgctaggttcacacagTGTGGtactttgaagcaacacatgttaacacatacaggtcagaaaaagtatgcatgtacagagtgtgctGCCAAGTTTGCACGGTCTGGTAGTTTAAACCGACACATGTTCAcacatacaggagtgaaaaGGTTTGCATGCACAGAGTGTGCTGCCAGGTTTGCACGGCCTTGTACTCtcaagcaacacatgttaacacatacaggacaGAAAAAGTATACATGCACAGAATGTGATGCCAAGTTTGCACAGTCTGgtcatttgaagcgacacatgttgacATATACAGGTCTGAAAAAGCATGCACGCACAGATTGTGATACTATGTTCACACAGTCTGGAACTTTcaagcgacacatgttaacacatacaggacaGAAAAAGtatacatgtacagagtgtgatgcaaAGTTCACAGCCTTGTag